A window of Hordeum vulgare subsp. vulgare chromosome 5H, MorexV3_pseudomolecules_assembly, whole genome shotgun sequence genomic DNA:
GGGACCGGAGACAGGCATCGACGGTAGCAAGGCCAAAGTGGTAACCATGCATGCGGAGGCGACGACCGGGACCCGGGTGGGAAGAGAGGATGCGTGATATGATACCAGCAGCACGCTCACGACCGTAACGCTCCCGCAGGTGAGTGCAGTCGAGGTTGAGAGGGGCGGAGGAGAGCCAGAGGTGGCGCCACTTGGAAGAGAGGATTTGGGTGCGGGCGCCTTCGTCGGTggggaggagggagatgatgTCGCCGAGGACGGCGTCGGGGAGGCTGCTGATGCGGTCGACGAGGCCATCGTCGTCTTCTTCGCCCACTCCAGGAATGGGATCGGGAGCTTCCATCTCCGCCGGCTCCAGGTCCTCGTCGGTGCTCCCGAGTGCGGCTGGTTTCCTCTTCTTCCTACTACTAGGACCTCCCTCCATCCCTTTCGGTGTTTGGTGGGCAAAGCGAGGAGATCGCATTTGTGAAGGAGAAGGTTTGATCAGGCAGAGCTAGCAACCGTATATATATATAGCAGTACTACTAGTAGTGGTTCAGGATCTGAAAAGGCTTTCAAAAATGGCTGTAAATGCTACGGCGGGCGGCACAGTACTCAAACAGTTTCAAAACAACGTTTAAAAATGTTTATGTGTATTTCAATACAACGTTCATATTTTTAAcgtgtatttaaaaaatgttcgcacTTTCAAAACAATGTTTACAATGTTCTCgtcttcctgttttttctttgatACTGTTGAATTTTTGTTtcgaatttccaaaaatgttctcgTGTCCAAAATTTCGATATTTTTTAAttccgaaatttgttcacacattcaaaaaatattcctgGTTTTATAATTTGTTCATGAATTTGTAATTTATTCATGTttcaaaatatattttaaaaatgtttgattTTAGGAAAATCTTCATGTTCTCAAAAATGTTTTATTTGAAATGCAGGCTATGGAACATATAGCTAATACATAATTATTGGTTCCCCTACCGTTAAGCAATGTTACACATTCAGATTGAGCTGGGCAGTACCCCTCTTCTGCTTTGGTGCTaacatacaattctagcatggataatgaacgattatgttgaaacaagaaatataataataactattatattattgtctctagggcatatttccaacagtctctcacttgcactagagtcaataatctagcttcacatctctatttgattttacaatgtaatgaatctaacacccatacagttctggtgttgatcatgttttgttcgtggtagaggcttagtcagcggatctgtaacattcagatccgtgtgcactttgcaaatatttatatcctcctccttgatgtaatcgtggatggcattgaagcatcgctttatgtgtaTGGTCCTCTTGTAAAAtcctggttccttggctagagcaatggcactagtgttgtcacataacagatttattggatccagtgcacttggcacaactctaagatatgtcatgaactgcttcatccacacaccctccttagccaccttcgaggcagctatgtactccgcttcgcatgtagaatcatctacgacgctttgcttggaactgcaccagcttaccgcacccccattaagaataaatatgtatccagtttgtgacttagagtcatccggatcagtgtcgaagcttgcatcaacgtaaccctttacgacgatctcttcgtcacctccataaacgag
This region includes:
- the LOC123453116 gene encoding putative F-box protein At1g64540 isoform X2, translated to MEGGPSSRKKRKPAALGSTDEDLEPAEMEAPDPIPGVGEEDDDGLVDRISSLPDAVLGDIISLLPTDEGARTQILSSKWRHLWLSSAPLNLDCTHLRERYGRERAAGIISRILSSHPGPGRRLRMHGYHFGLATVDACLRSRALDKLEELEIGYYSRGIPLPSQTFRFAPTLRVATIRGYNLHDSTIQGLHFPLLKQLGLHCVSISECSLHS